A portion of the bacterium genome contains these proteins:
- a CDS encoding N-acetylmuramoyl-L-alanine amidase gives MSFRSLPILALALLTLAWPSPALEEGGKVALRYTYKTDVLSVPVVEGAKGQVYLPLMDLSRFFGIQVDFEPQIRRVTLSKGKNKVKVVLSQPVYLSLAPEVSYPIDPLEVLSGQLSIPATSAEDLLGTLLGIPVHYLPDQGLLIAGGVTDKELQQEILADPGPSTSSSPQPASSAAAGPTPVESPAAAPSSQEAVAVLEEPTRSPTVEPLPLQPPRDQVEHVRRIIIDPGHGGYDAGAPGYDRRFHEKSATLDIAQQVAKFLREEQGLEVLMTRKEDRYITLKYRTDFAKSHNGDLFVSIHCNSNPRKGAHGTEIYKYGLRATSHAAAAAAARENFGGGDLDFIKQDLTAVRYKSRSQCLAEHVEMEIKEKLGQPFRNIQEAPFYVLAHAEMPAILIETAFISNKDEENKLRDPYWREKMAKAITAGILEYKDIVEGNLDDREARR, from the coding sequence ATGTCCTTTAGATCCTTGCCCATCCTGGCCCTTGCCCTTTTGACCCTGGCTTGGCCCTCTCCCGCCCTGGAAGAGGGCGGGAAGGTGGCGCTCCGCTATACCTATAAGACCGACGTCCTTTCCGTCCCTGTGGTCGAGGGGGCGAAGGGACAGGTTTATCTGCCCTTGATGGACCTGAGCCGTTTTTTCGGCATCCAGGTGGATTTCGAACCCCAGATCCGGCGGGTCACCCTTTCGAAGGGGAAGAACAAGGTGAAAGTGGTACTGTCCCAGCCTGTTTACCTCTCCCTGGCGCCCGAGGTGTCCTATCCCATCGATCCCCTGGAGGTCCTTTCGGGGCAATTGAGCATCCCGGCCACCAGTGCCGAGGACCTGTTGGGGACCCTCCTGGGGATCCCCGTCCATTACCTGCCGGACCAAGGACTCCTCATCGCGGGCGGCGTGACGGACAAGGAACTCCAGCAGGAGATCCTGGCCGACCCAGGCCCATCGACATCCTCATCCCCCCAACCCGCCTCCAGCGCCGCCGCTGGGCCCACTCCGGTGGAAAGCCCCGCGGCGGCCCCTTCCTCCCAGGAAGCCGTCGCTGTTCTGGAGGAACCGACCCGCTCGCCGACGGTCGAACCCCTTCCCCTCCAACCTCCCCGGGACCAAGTGGAGCATGTGCGGCGCATCATCATCGACCCGGGCCACGGCGGCTATGACGCCGGCGCTCCCGGTTACGACCGCCGTTTCCATGAGAAGAGCGCCACGCTGGACATCGCCCAGCAGGTCGCGAAATTCCTGCGGGAGGAACAAGGCCTGGAGGTCCTGATGACCCGAAAGGAGGACCGTTACATCACCCTGAAATACAGGACGGATTTCGCCAAGAGCCACAACGGGGATCTTTTCGTTTCCATCCATTGCAATTCCAATCCCCGTAAGGGCGCCCATGGGACCGAGATCTATAAGTATGGATTGAGGGCGACCAGTCATGCCGCGGCCGCCGCGGCCGCCCGTGAAAACTTCGGGGGCGGCGACCTGGATTTCATCAAACAGGACCTGACCGCGGTGCGCTACAAGAGCCGCAGCCAATGCCTGGCCGAACATGTGGAGATGGAGATCAAGGAAAAACTGGGCCAGCCTTTCCGCAACATCCAGGAGGCGCCCTTTTACGTGCTGGCCCACGCCGAAATGCCGGCCATCCTGATCGAGACGGCCTTCATCAGCAACAAGGACGAGGAGAACAAGCTCCGGGACCCCTATTGGCGCGAGAAGATGGCGAAGGCCATCACGGCCGGGATCCTGGAATACAAGGACATCGTGGAGGGGAATCTTGACGACCGTGAAGCTCGGCGCTGA
- the pgeF gene encoding peptidoglycan editing factor PgeF yields the protein MKLGAEAVRLSEGGLDYLQFPRFADPKLVPHAVTTRVGGVSRGDYRGLNLSFKVGDEKVRVEENRSLLGRTLGMDLAHAAWVEQVHGDEVAVLTAANIPVRGGSLGKADALITQQKGIPILIQVADCLPVLFYDPVHQAIGLAHAGWRGTVSHIAVKALLAMGEHFGTKPEDVRAVLGPCIGACCYEVGEDVRQEFIRVFPWGAEVFSPYQKGQWKLDLAQANGRQLVEMGMKQENLIASGLCTVGHSGLFFSHRAEAGPERNTGRFGVLLMLNGRP from the coding sequence GTGAAGCTCGGCGCTGAAGCCGTCCGCCTAAGCGAAGGAGGACTGGACTATCTCCAATTCCCCCGTTTCGCCGATCCCAAGTTGGTGCCCCATGCGGTCACGACCCGTGTCGGAGGGGTCAGCCGCGGGGACTACCGTGGACTGAACCTGAGCTTCAAGGTGGGCGACGAGAAGGTGCGGGTGGAAGAGAACCGTTCCCTCCTGGGACGGACCCTGGGGATGGACCTGGCCCATGCCGCCTGGGTGGAACAGGTCCACGGGGACGAGGTGGCGGTCCTGACCGCCGCGAACATCCCCGTCCGGGGAGGCTCCCTCGGGAAGGCGGACGCGCTCATCACCCAGCAAAAAGGGATCCCCATCCTCATCCAGGTCGCCGATTGCCTGCCGGTCCTTTTTTATGATCCGGTCCACCAGGCCATCGGCCTGGCCCATGCCGGATGGCGGGGGACCGTCAGCCACATCGCGGTCAAAGCCTTGCTGGCCATGGGCGAGCATTTCGGGACCAAACCGGAGGATGTCCGGGCGGTGTTGGGTCCTTGCATCGGGGCTTGTTGCTATGAGGTGGGGGAGGATGTCCGCCAGGAATTTATCCGGGTGTTTCCCTGGGGGGCCGAGGTCTTCAGCCCCTACCAAAAGGGGCAGTGGAAACTGGACCTGGCCCAGGCCAATGGGCGGCAATTGGTGGAAATGGGCATGAAACAAGAAAATTTGATCGCGTCAGGGCTTTGTACGGTGGGCCATTCGGGGCTGTTCTTTTCCCATCGGGCGGAAGCGGGGCCGGAGCGGAACACCGGTCGATTCGGTGTTTTGTTAATGTTAAACGGAAGACCATGA
- a CDS encoding polysaccharide deacetylase family protein has translation MRNVHRTIGSGWLVGVLGCLFLPLGAFASPASSPVAPTASPAASADQEFFVLCYHRFLNKPIPVQQEDPSRSPTGEDPGQKGPKQTEYETSMDDFKWQMQYLKENGFTPISQEQLMGYWFQGRPLPLKPVLLTFDDGFESIYRDAFPVVQKMGFPSILFLYTDFVRNREVADRNREKKIAAKSEDPEHPKKVLSEISPQMRFDALSDAQMAEMQKAGMVIESHTTHHLNMGLVREKKGEAAFAKILWNELTEPLTYISTRFGRKPQWLAYPFGVYDPVILEATKKAGYQLAFTVNPGPNDRTIPPLLLKRNLVLWPFGREAFQRIFRDKVLHCEDLAPGDGASIDAVRPVISAKITDDVDPKSVRLQIGAHVMKLRYDPGTGAYSHAIKADLTQGGHIFCLSAVDRQGQHRVLNWYFRIKHKKLAHHPGRKGAADVL, from the coding sequence ATGCGGAACGTCCATCGGACAATAGGATCGGGGTGGTTGGTCGGCGTCCTGGGGTGCCTTTTCTTGCCCCTGGGCGCCTTCGCCTCCCCCGCGTCCTCCCCGGTGGCGCCTACGGCCTCGCCCGCGGCGTCCGCCGACCAGGAATTCTTCGTGCTCTGTTACCACCGGTTCCTGAACAAGCCCATTCCTGTCCAACAGGAGGACCCATCCCGTTCCCCCACGGGAGAGGACCCGGGCCAAAAAGGACCGAAACAGACCGAGTACGAGACCTCGATGGACGATTTCAAATGGCAGATGCAGTACCTGAAGGAGAACGGGTTCACCCCCATCTCCCAGGAACAGCTCATGGGCTACTGGTTTCAAGGGAGACCCCTCCCCTTGAAACCGGTGCTCCTGACCTTCGACGATGGTTTCGAGAGCATCTACCGGGACGCTTTCCCGGTGGTCCAGAAGATGGGGTTCCCTTCCATCCTTTTCCTTTACACGGATTTCGTAAGGAACCGGGAAGTCGCGGACCGCAACCGTGAGAAGAAGATCGCGGCGAAGTCCGAGGATCCCGAACACCCAAAAAAGGTCCTGTCCGAAATTTCGCCCCAAATGCGGTTCGACGCCCTTTCGGACGCCCAGATGGCCGAAATGCAGAAGGCGGGCATGGTGATCGAATCCCACACCACCCACCACCTCAACATGGGGTTGGTCCGGGAGAAGAAAGGGGAGGCGGCCTTCGCCAAGATCCTCTGGAACGAACTGACCGAGCCCTTGACCTATATCTCGACGAGGTTCGGCCGAAAGCCCCAATGGCTCGCCTATCCTTTCGGGGTCTATGACCCGGTCATCCTGGAGGCCACGAAGAAGGCGGGTTACCAACTGGCCTTCACCGTCAATCCCGGTCCCAATGACCGTACGATCCCGCCCCTCCTGCTGAAGCGCAACCTGGTCCTATGGCCCTTCGGGCGGGAGGCCTTCCAGCGGATCTTCCGGGACAAGGTGCTCCACTGCGAGGACCTGGCCCCCGGGGACGGGGCTTCGATCGATGCGGTCCGGCCGGTGATCTCGGCCAAGATCACCGATGACGTGGACCCCAAGTCGGTCCGGCTCCAGATCGGCGCCCATGTCATGAAACTGCGTTATGACCCTGGGACGGGCGCCTATTCCCATGCCATCAAGGCCGACCTGACGCAGGGTGGACATATCTTCTGTCTTTCCGCCGTCGACCGGCAGGGCCAGCACCGGGTCCTCAATTGGTATTTCCGGATCAAACACAAGAAATTGGCCCATCACCCGGGAAGGAAGGGGGCCGCGGATGTCCTTTAG
- the ftsZ gene encoding cell division protein FtsZ produces MIEFAEEDVTQYLAHLKVIGVGGGGCNAVNKMIEAGIEGVECIAANTDYKSLRRSKALKKIQLGKALTKGLGSGGNPTMGKEAALESAEEIQKNLEGADMVVVTAGMGGGTGTGAAPVVAEIAKKLGILTVGVVSRPFEHEGPVRKAQAEDGLRSMLPHVDAIVVIPNERINVVCEQDVELTTAFARVDDVLVQAIQGISGIIHSEGIINRDFADVKRILTAKGKVLMGMGAAAGEERAMKAVQKAVHSPLLEDVDIAGASAVLVLITAGANFTLNEFNQINGFLQKAARPGAEIIPGIVRDENLKDGMRVTIIATGFEQARSEEAATIIDLKNFVTPNFKTDKAASNAPQASEEAEGDLTLKLSDGQYDIPAYLRRRLASKSFHN; encoded by the coding sequence ATGATCGAGTTCGCGGAAGAGGATGTGACGCAGTACCTGGCCCATTTGAAGGTCATCGGGGTGGGCGGCGGCGGATGCAACGCCGTCAACAAGATGATCGAGGCCGGTATCGAAGGCGTGGAGTGTATCGCGGCCAACACCGACTACAAGTCGCTGCGCCGCAGCAAGGCCTTGAAGAAGATCCAGCTGGGCAAGGCCCTGACCAAGGGCTTGGGTTCGGGCGGGAATCCCACGATGGGCAAGGAAGCGGCCCTGGAGTCCGCCGAGGAGATCCAGAAGAACCTGGAGGGGGCCGACATGGTGGTGGTCACCGCCGGGATGGGCGGGGGTACGGGCACGGGCGCGGCCCCGGTGGTCGCCGAGATCGCCAAGAAACTGGGCATCCTCACCGTCGGGGTGGTGAGCCGCCCCTTCGAGCATGAGGGACCGGTGCGCAAGGCCCAGGCCGAGGACGGCCTCAGGTCCATGCTGCCCCATGTGGACGCCATCGTGGTGATCCCCAATGAGCGCATCAACGTGGTCTGCGAGCAGGACGTGGAGCTGACCACGGCCTTCGCGCGGGTCGATGACGTGCTGGTGCAGGCCATCCAGGGGATCTCGGGCATCATCCACTCGGAAGGCATCATCAACCGCGATTTCGCGGACGTGAAGCGCATCCTGACCGCCAAGGGCAAGGTCTTGATGGGCATGGGCGCGGCCGCGGGCGAGGAGAGGGCCATGAAGGCGGTGCAGAAGGCCGTCCACAGCCCCTTGCTCGAGGACGTGGACATCGCCGGGGCCAGCGCGGTGCTGGTCCTGATCACGGCGGGCGCCAATTTCACCCTCAACGAGTTCAACCAGATCAACGGGTTCCTGCAGAAGGCCGCCCGTCCGGGCGCCGAGATCATCCCGGGCATCGTGCGGGACGAGAACCTGAAGGATGGGATGCGGGTCACCATCATCGCGACCGGGTTCGAACAGGCCCGCAGCGAGGAGGCGGCCACCATCATCGACCTGAAGAACTTCGTGACGCCGAACTTCAAGACCGACAAGGCGGCTTCCAACGCGCCCCAGGCGTCGGAAGAGGCGGAGGGCGACCTGACGCTCAAGCTCTCCGACGGCCAATACGACATCCCGGCCTACTTGCGGCGCCGGCTGGCCAGCAAGTCGTTCCATAACTGA